From the Candidatus Peribacteria bacterium genome, one window contains:
- the nusA gene encoding transcription termination factor NusA, with translation MRASFIAAINQICSEKNVSPEQVIEAVKQAIATAYRKDYGNKEMEIRVELDEGAEMPRILLIKEVVEEVENENFEMKFDDAKRIKRDVEVGDEVEIDVTPAEYGRIAAQAAKQVILQKLQEAERMSLFEKFKDRESELLTATVTKVDPNWVTLEIEGMTVSLPWREQIPGEHYYTGKRIRVFLEKVEMTGKGPQLKISRTHALLVKKLLELEIPEVRNGDVEIRGIARDAGFRSKVAVSSKDPRIDPIGACVGQKGVRIQAVMEEINGERVDMLEWSEDAIKLISTALQPAAISAVIIVNGTEQVDDQGRRIKKRAAVFVEEAQRPMAIGKKGQNIRLATDLTGFELDMYNYEELPAFKAKLSSLRDGTEMMQSDTVEETNAEAIEELQEKIEVVPAADVATGEAASLTPDSDQPMAGEGAVAA, from the coding sequence ATGCGCGCATCATTCATCGCCGCTATCAATCAGATTTGTTCCGAGAAAAATGTCTCTCCGGAGCAGGTCATCGAAGCCGTCAAACAGGCTATCGCTACCGCATACCGCAAGGACTACGGTAACAAAGAAATGGAAATCCGCGTCGAGCTCGACGAAGGTGCGGAGATGCCGCGCATTCTGCTCATCAAAGAAGTCGTGGAGGAAGTGGAAAACGAGAACTTTGAAATGAAGTTTGACGATGCCAAGCGCATCAAGCGCGATGTTGAGGTTGGTGACGAAGTGGAGATTGATGTGACGCCCGCAGAGTACGGACGCATTGCTGCGCAGGCTGCCAAGCAGGTGATCCTCCAGAAACTCCAGGAAGCAGAGCGCATGAGCTTGTTTGAAAAGTTCAAGGACCGCGAAAGCGAACTCCTGACAGCAACTGTCACGAAGGTCGACCCGAACTGGGTGACGCTCGAAATTGAAGGCATGACCGTCTCGCTCCCATGGCGTGAGCAGATCCCCGGCGAACACTACTACACCGGTAAGCGCATCCGCGTGTTCCTGGAGAAAGTCGAAATGACCGGCAAAGGACCACAGCTCAAAATCAGCCGCACCCATGCGCTGCTTGTGAAGAAACTGCTTGAACTCGAAATTCCGGAAGTCCGCAATGGTGATGTCGAAATCCGCGGTATTGCCCGCGATGCCGGATTCCGCAGCAAGGTCGCCGTCAGCTCCAAGGACCCGCGCATCGACCCGATCGGCGCCTGTGTCGGACAGAAAGGTGTGCGTATTCAGGCGGTGATGGAAGAGATCAATGGTGAGCGCGTCGACATGCTTGAGTGGAGCGAGGACGCCATCAAACTGATTTCCACTGCTCTTCAGCCCGCTGCCATTTCCGCCGTGATTATTGTGAACGGAACCGAGCAGGTGGATGACCAGGGCCGCCGCATCAAAAAGCGTGCAGCCGTGTTCGTCGAAGAAGCACAGCGCCCGATGGCGATCGGAAAGAAAGGCCAGAACATCAGACTCGCAACGGACCTGACAGGCTTCGAACTCGACATGTATAACTACGAAGAGCTGCCTGCGTTCAAGGCCAAGCTCTCGTCCCTCCGCGACGGCACAGAAATGATGCAGTCGGACACGGTTGAAGAGACCAACGCAGAAGCAATTGAAGAACTGCAGGAGAAGATTGAGGTTGTCCCC
- a CDS encoding glycosyltransferase family 2 protein, translated as MPNQPILSVIIPTHKRAVILEKCLQALAKQTITNQLEVIVVHDGEDDEETRVMLNPSTHDLSIQYFAIPKSQQGVARNRGVEKATAPYVLFIGDDIFLAPDACEKHLRMQTQASTLNPRPIAVLGFTTWDPACGINSVMRWLEKTGWQFGYPIIKKYAGMLIPAEMQERFTYTSNISVPTAIAKKFPFNEDATLYGWEDILWGKQLRDAEIPLFYERDATALHHHHIELGDSLKRMETLGTSLTLLTADYPELGRMPTGLKLLAYRLIALTPTMRGRHYRAFLKGLSSRE; from the coding sequence ATGCCGAACCAGCCGATCCTCTCGGTCATCATCCCCACACACAAACGGGCGGTCATTTTGGAGAAATGTCTGCAGGCACTGGCGAAACAGACCATCACAAATCAGCTTGAAGTGATTGTCGTCCACGACGGTGAAGACGACGAAGAGACCCGTGTCATGCTGAACCCGTCAACGCATGACCTGTCCATCCAGTATTTTGCCATTCCAAAATCGCAACAGGGAGTCGCGCGCAACCGTGGAGTGGAGAAGGCGACTGCCCCGTATGTCCTTTTTATTGGTGATGATATTTTTCTGGCGCCGGATGCGTGCGAGAAACATCTGCGGATGCAGACACAGGCCTCAACGCTCAACCCGCGCCCCATTGCCGTACTTGGATTCACGACATGGGACCCGGCATGCGGCATTAATAGCGTGATGCGCTGGCTCGAAAAAACAGGCTGGCAGTTCGGGTACCCGATCATCAAAAAATACGCAGGCATGCTGATTCCGGCAGAAATGCAGGAGCGTTTCACCTACACCAGCAACATCAGTGTACCGACTGCCATTGCGAAAAAATTCCCGTTCAACGAAGACGCAACACTCTACGGCTGGGAAGATATTCTCTGGGGCAAGCAGCTGCGTGACGCAGAGATTCCGCTCTTCTACGAACGCGATGCGACGGCGCTGCATCATCATCACATCGAACTGGGTGATTCTCTCAAACGTATGGAAACACTCGGCACATCCCTCACACTCTTAACCGCGGATTATCCGGAACTGGGACGGATGCCAACCGGGCTGAAACTGCTTGCATACAGGCTAATTGCCCTGACGCCGACCATGCGGGGACGGCATTACCGGGCGTTTTTGAAGGGCCTGAGCAGCCGCGAATAA
- the tsaB gene encoding tRNA (adenosine(37)-N6)-threonylcarbamoyltransferase complex dimerization subunit type 1 TsaB, translating into MKAIFLNFASNNSSPEAEACFALVTEEKTVAYTPVDHRIGDSGLMPLLEETLQKAGWTYKDLTHIACIVGPGGFTSLRMAASLANVIADQLKIPATGIHLSDLYYVRSKNPNNQSPITNNPFIWFHSTKKTDVFVRTFGIEESPWEDPTLVPVADLAAHSSQLAASSWSGELIPDHRIIIDSFSLQPATLQPVADILPAFLAPQTYGTGLLQPWYGRGW; encoded by the coding sequence ATGAAAGCGATTTTCCTGAACTTTGCAAGCAATAACTCTTCTCCGGAGGCAGAAGCCTGCTTTGCGCTTGTGACTGAAGAAAAGACGGTTGCCTACACCCCCGTGGATCACCGTATTGGCGACAGTGGATTGATGCCCTTACTCGAAGAAACCCTGCAAAAGGCCGGTTGGACCTACAAAGACCTCACACATATCGCCTGTATAGTCGGTCCGGGCGGATTTACCAGTCTGCGCATGGCGGCATCACTGGCTAATGTCATCGCTGATCAGTTGAAGATCCCCGCTACAGGCATTCATCTGTCTGATTTGTACTACGTACGATCTAAGAACCCCAATAACCAATCACCAATCACCAATAACCCATTCATCTGGTTTCATTCTACAAAGAAAACGGATGTCTTTGTTCGTACATTCGGCATTGAAGAGTCGCCCTGGGAAGATCCAACACTCGTTCCCGTCGCAGATCTTGCAGCCCATAGCTCGCAGCTCGCAGCGTCGTCCTGGAGCGGCGAACTCATCCCCGACCATCGCATCATCATCGATTCATTCTCGTTACAGCCCGCAACACTACAGCCCGTTGCAGATATTCTTCCTGCATTTCTCGCACCCCAAACCTACGGTACAGGCTTGCTGCAGCCGTGGTATGGGAGAGGATGGTGA
- the secA gene encoding preprotein translocase subunit SecA, which yields MAILDSLNKLLGDPNEKELKKIRPVVAEVRAFEKRPEIRALTLADLPAKTEELKKKIADGMTLDQILPEAFAVAIRACELLVGHKEIIGRQEFVWNMVPFDVQILGGAALHKGMIAEMKTGEGKTLVSTLPVYLNALSGKGVHVVTVNDYLAKRDSQWMGVLYKALGLTVGVVVHGINTEDRRAAYASDITYGTNNEYGFDYLRDNMVSSIKQQVQRGLNFAIVDEVDSILIDEARTPLIISQPAEESTTKYMQYAMLVKNLQENVHYTKDEKQRAAVLSDEGIKKMEELLNVENIYTEKGFEEVHHIEQALRAHAIYQRDVDYVVSNNGEIVIVDEFTGRLMPGRRYSHGLHQAIEAKEGVEVQRESKTLATITFQNYFRLYKKLAGMTGTAKTEEEEFESIYKLRVLVVPTHRPMVRDDRSDAIYRTVSAKFKAVAKLAKEKNALGQPVLIGTTSIEKSEVLSLLLKQENVPHQVLNAKHHEQEAEIVAGAGQKGSVTIATNMAGRGTDIKLGDGVQDLGGLAILGTERHESRRIDNQLRGRAGRQGDPGESQFFVSMEDDLMRLFGGDRLKMMMERLNVPEDVPLQNGMVSRSIEGAQKRVEGHHFDTRKHVLQYDDVMNKHRALIYKRRQKILEKIDEQVMGDGLSVMGNENADGSLHEDILRSIKKEGRNIVMTHAVGQDPDQWAIEKIVDELSGLHPQFREILSEAKLKTFVEQEKMADAVEQALGSFYDIKCKESGEDIVAQAERVITLRSIDTHWMDHIDDMAHLREQVAFAGYAQRDPVIEYQDQGFRRFQSLLNNIESAIVRAILQVDFAQFAPRQILEQAEQDLAGLTTNEAQIEGELDQTGVGALNVLNENNQNTMLGQAVRQQLGGQQRVTTPQAKPLSSEKVGRNDLCPCGSGKKYKKCHGQDE from the coding sequence ATGGCTATTCTCGATTCCCTCAACAAACTCCTCGGCGACCCGAACGAAAAAGAACTCAAGAAAATCCGCCCTGTGGTTGCAGAGGTGAGAGCATTCGAAAAGCGTCCGGAGATCCGCGCCCTGACTCTGGCCGATTTGCCTGCAAAGACTGAAGAACTCAAAAAGAAAATTGCGGATGGCATGACACTCGATCAGATTCTGCCGGAGGCATTCGCCGTCGCCATCCGTGCCTGTGAACTGCTGGTTGGCCACAAGGAAATAATCGGGCGTCAGGAATTTGTGTGGAATATGGTGCCGTTTGATGTGCAGATTCTGGGAGGAGCGGCGCTGCACAAAGGCATGATTGCAGAAATGAAAACAGGAGAAGGAAAGACGCTCGTGTCTACATTGCCGGTGTATCTCAATGCTCTCAGTGGCAAAGGCGTCCACGTTGTGACGGTGAACGACTACCTCGCAAAGCGCGACAGCCAGTGGATGGGAGTGCTCTACAAGGCACTCGGTCTCACGGTTGGTGTCGTCGTCCATGGCATTAACACCGAAGACCGCCGCGCCGCCTACGCATCAGACATTACCTACGGAACCAACAACGAATACGGGTTTGATTACCTGCGCGACAACATGGTGAGCAGCATCAAGCAGCAGGTGCAGCGCGGACTAAACTTCGCCATTGTGGATGAAGTAGACTCGATTCTCATCGACGAAGCCCGCACCCCCCTCATCATCAGCCAGCCGGCGGAGGAATCCACAACCAAGTACATGCAGTACGCGATGCTTGTAAAAAACCTGCAGGAGAATGTGCACTACACGAAAGATGAAAAGCAGCGTGCAGCGGTGTTGAGTGATGAAGGAATCAAGAAAATGGAAGAGCTTCTCAATGTGGAAAATATCTACACCGAGAAAGGATTCGAAGAAGTGCATCACATCGAACAGGCGCTCCGCGCGCATGCCATTTATCAGCGTGATGTCGATTACGTGGTCTCGAACAACGGCGAAATCGTGATCGTCGATGAATTTACCGGACGTCTGATGCCGGGCCGCCGCTACAGCCACGGTCTGCATCAGGCGATTGAAGCGAAAGAAGGGGTGGAAGTGCAGCGCGAATCAAAAACACTCGCAACCATCACGTTCCAGAACTACTTCCGTTTGTACAAAAAACTCGCCGGTATGACCGGTACCGCAAAGACGGAAGAAGAGGAATTTGAATCCATCTACAAGCTCCGCGTACTCGTCGTGCCCACACACCGCCCGATGGTCCGCGACGACCGTTCCGATGCCATCTATCGCACTGTGTCTGCGAAATTCAAAGCTGTCGCAAAGCTCGCAAAAGAGAAAAATGCACTCGGTCAGCCGGTGCTCATCGGCACAACATCCATCGAAAAATCCGAAGTCCTCTCGCTTCTCCTTAAGCAGGAAAATGTGCCGCACCAGGTGCTCAACGCCAAGCATCATGAACAGGAAGCAGAGATTGTCGCCGGAGCCGGACAGAAAGGATCAGTGACGATTGCGACCAACATGGCCGGTCGTGGAACAGATATCAAACTCGGTGACGGTGTGCAGGACCTTGGTGGTCTCGCGATTCTCGGAACAGAACGTCATGAATCCCGCCGCATTGATAACCAGCTCCGCGGTCGCGCCGGACGCCAGGGTGATCCGGGAGAGTCTCAGTTCTTTGTGTCCATGGAAGATGATCTCATGCGTTTGTTTGGTGGTGACCGTCTGAAGATGATGATGGAACGTCTGAATGTGCCGGAAGATGTGCCGCTGCAAAACGGTATGGTCAGCCGCAGTATTGAAGGTGCGCAGAAGCGCGTGGAAGGACATCACTTCGACACCCGTAAACACGTGCTCCAGTACGACGACGTCATGAACAAGCATCGTGCGCTTATTTATAAGCGGAGGCAGAAGATTCTCGAGAAGATCGACGAACAGGTTATGGGTGATGGGTTATCGGTTATGGGAAACGAAAATGCTGATGGATCGTTGCATGAAGATATTCTGCGTTCTATCAAAAAAGAAGGACGCAATATTGTCATGACACATGCGGTCGGACAGGATCCGGATCAGTGGGCTATTGAAAAAATTGTCGATGAATTAAGTGGTCTGCATCCGCAGTTCAGAGAGATTCTCAGTGAAGCAAAACTGAAGACATTTGTGGAGCAGGAAAAAATGGCAGACGCCGTCGAGCAGGCGCTCGGATCGTTCTACGACATCAAGTGCAAAGAGAGTGGCGAAGACATTGTGGCGCAGGCAGAACGCGTCATCACCCTGCGTTCCATTGATACGCACTGGATGGATCACATCGATGACATGGCACATCTGCGCGAACAGGTGGCCTTTGCCGGCTACGCCCAGCGTGATCCGGTCATTGAGTATCAGGACCAGGGCTTCCGCCGCTTCCAGAGTCTGCTGAATAACATCGAAAGCGCAATTGTGCGCGCCATTCTCCAGGTTGATTTTGCCCAGTTCGCGCCGCGCCAGATTCTTGAGCAGGCCGAACAGGATCTTGCAGGTCTCACCACGAACGAAGCACAGATTGAAGGAGAGCTCGACCAGACCGGTGTCGGTGCGCTCAATGTTCTGAATGAGAATAACCAGAACACGATGCTCGGGCAGGCGGTCCGTCAGCAGCTCGGTGGCCAGCAGCGCGTCACAACTCCGCAGGCAAAGCCTTTGTCATCGGAGAAAGTCGGACGCAATGATCTGTGCCCGTGCGGCAGCGGGAAGAAGTACAAGAAGTGTCACGGACAGGACGAATAA
- a CDS encoding S-layer homology domain-containing protein has protein sequence MKMFLSSSAIASLVLSAIAFFPPTQASALSCMQAPPFTEAVAQAEIILEVMPLQLASTEEISFHWDVKVLKTYKGDVTVGARVQVIESVWPSTKDYQSALHEEEPMLLFLRASKIPDTFIYGLCDFTSRSLVEKPLTAEEKKILNAASTDDTCQPYVCKDGTTHARCAADGTVINYFAPVCLTHGGDAEASGFTDVSATHANADAIAYVKAEGIVSGYADGTYRPDQTINRAEFTKIITVALYGQAMIDQCGSFYPFSDVPRDAWYVKHVCRARDGWLLSGYPDNTFRPAQNINFVEAAKILANGYNLIHREEHCNGKLCPDVDTVDHPWYEQYVRALAAENAIPFSIVGLNQAITRGEMAEIIYRLKTKNTDKPSRTYNYLLGLMETSGEDDSVRRDDKRSSDVNSILSAIRFYALDHNGSLPSGIPLNESLEICSDTECDSSFVELQVLVGTYLPAIPQDPLITSQAETFYFISRDNAGYVTISAPHAESRVVSVTLSVGN, from the coding sequence ATGAAAATGTTCCTCTCTTCATCTGCCATCGCAAGTCTCGTATTGTCTGCCATCGCTTTCTTTCCGCCGACACAAGCAAGCGCACTTAGCTGTATGCAGGCTCCCCCCTTTACAGAGGCCGTTGCACAAGCAGAAATCATTCTGGAAGTGATGCCGTTGCAGCTTGCTTCAACAGAGGAGATATCGTTCCACTGGGATGTAAAAGTGCTGAAGACGTATAAAGGCGATGTGACGGTTGGTGCGAGAGTGCAGGTGATAGAAAGCGTCTGGCCTTCCACGAAGGATTATCAGTCCGCTCTTCATGAGGAAGAGCCGATGCTCCTCTTCCTCCGTGCCAGTAAAATACCTGACACATTTATTTACGGCCTCTGTGACTTTACGAGCCGCTCTCTGGTCGAAAAGCCGCTGACTGCGGAGGAGAAAAAGATTCTCAACGCAGCATCAACAGACGACACATGCCAGCCTTATGTCTGTAAGGACGGCACTACACATGCGCGTTGTGCAGCAGATGGAACCGTCATCAATTACTTTGCACCAGTGTGTCTGACACATGGCGGGGATGCAGAAGCGTCTGGGTTCACCGATGTATCAGCGACTCATGCGAATGCAGATGCCATCGCGTATGTGAAGGCAGAAGGTATTGTCTCCGGTTATGCTGATGGAACGTATCGGCCGGATCAGACTATCAATCGCGCAGAGTTCACAAAAATCATCACTGTCGCGCTGTACGGGCAGGCAATGATCGACCAATGTGGATCTTTCTATCCTTTTTCCGACGTCCCGCGCGATGCATGGTACGTGAAACATGTCTGTCGTGCGCGTGATGGCTGGCTCTTGAGTGGTTATCCGGACAATACCTTCCGCCCCGCGCAGAATATTAACTTTGTAGAGGCAGCAAAAATTCTGGCAAACGGCTATAACCTGATTCATCGCGAAGAGCACTGCAACGGCAAGCTCTGCCCCGATGTCGATACAGTGGACCATCCGTGGTATGAGCAATACGTCCGTGCTCTGGCTGCTGAAAATGCCATTCCTTTCTCTATTGTCGGTCTGAATCAGGCGATCACCCGCGGGGAAATGGCGGAGATCATTTATCGTTTGAAGACGAAAAATACCGACAAGCCATCACGGACATATAACTATCTCCTTGGATTAATGGAAACATCCGGCGAAGACGACAGTGTTCGCAGAGATGATAAGCGAAGTTCAGATGTGAACAGTATTCTCAGCGCGATCCGTTTCTACGCTCTTGATCACAATGGATCATTGCCATCAGGAATTCCTTTGAATGAATCCCTGGAAATTTGCAGCGATACTGAATGTGATTCTTCTTTTGTGGAGCTTCAAGTGCTGGTTGGAACCTATCTTCCTGCCATTCCTCAAGATCCGCTCATTACAAGTCAGGCAGAGACTTTCTACTTTATCTCCCGTGACAACGCCGGATATGTCACTATTTCTGCGCCGCATGCAGAGTCAAGGGTAGTGAGTGTTACGTTGTCCGTTGGTAATTAG
- a CDS encoding AAA family ATPase — protein MSPQKIIGHARQLAELAADIESKNIAHAYLFAGTPNLGKTTVAQWFARELLTEGKTHEEKEEIDHQILHMIHPDLMVLDQLWIEDKCEDWDVIARSSNVPQQHRAKAPAMRTDVIGIDDVREIQSRLQETGNGQYRFCLIRGIERMQDAAVNALLKTLEEPPPGRIFLLTTDSLQTVLPTILSRSRVIRFQRVSDRDVATLLEETEEEDRRFILHLAQGAPGRAIRLANDPDALREEKQFHQQAMSFWNTSSPIDRMMALTPLHERGAESERFLFHLALALREKGEYTHAQQKALNELVEGLRTNASRPLMTEHFATQIAQ, from the coding sequence ATGTCTCCCCAAAAAATAATCGGCCATGCCCGCCAGCTTGCGGAACTTGCAGCGGATATTGAAAGCAAGAATATCGCGCACGCGTACTTGTTTGCGGGAACGCCGAACCTCGGAAAGACAACGGTGGCGCAGTGGTTTGCGCGTGAGCTTTTGACGGAGGGAAAAACGCACGAGGAAAAAGAGGAGATTGATCACCAGATTCTGCACATGATCCATCCGGATCTGATGGTGCTGGATCAGCTGTGGATTGAAGACAAATGCGAAGACTGGGATGTCATCGCACGTTCAAGCAATGTACCCCAGCAGCATCGCGCAAAGGCACCTGCCATGCGGACGGATGTCATTGGGATCGACGACGTACGCGAGATCCAGAGCCGCTTGCAGGAGACGGGAAACGGTCAGTATCGCTTCTGTCTTATTCGCGGCATCGAACGTATGCAGGACGCTGCGGTGAATGCGCTCCTGAAGACGTTGGAAGAGCCGCCGCCCGGACGCATTTTTCTGCTCACGACAGACTCACTCCAGACCGTACTTCCCACTATCCTCTCGCGATCCCGCGTGATCCGATTCCAGCGCGTCTCCGATCGGGACGTCGCAACACTGCTTGAAGAAACAGAGGAAGAGGATCGCCGGTTTATTCTGCACCTCGCACAGGGCGCCCCCGGCCGCGCGATCCGCCTGGCCAATGATCCCGATGCACTGCGTGAAGAGAAGCAGTTCCATCAGCAGGCGATGTCGTTCTGGAATACATCGTCCCCCATCGATCGCATGATGGCGCTGACACCGCTGCACGAACGTGGGGCAGAGTCCGAACGGTTCCTGTTTCACCTCGCACTCGCGCTCCGGGAGAAAGGTGAGTACACGCATGCACAGCAAAAAGCGTTAAATGAGCTTGTGGAAGGACTTCGGACAAATGCGAGCCGTCCGCTTATGACAGAGCATTTTGCGACCCAAATCGCCCAATAA